The following proteins are co-located in the Solea senegalensis isolate Sse05_10M linkage group LG12, IFAPA_SoseM_1, whole genome shotgun sequence genome:
- the LOC122778779 gene encoding store-operated calcium entry-associated regulatory factor-like gives MRLHLFLQTLGTHLESISLCLPVSDLGGFASSFFSGFSGNNHQEQQQQHSHHSSHPSHSGDLGGLLVVGVLLLVAYCVYKLFLSGNMAQWGQDRGQTGYPGGNHHGSTAGPPPPGFKPDFTGHAGANPGYGFHSDYTHGQQFPGSSHCPKSCRQ, from the exons ATGAGGCTTCATCTTTTTCTTCAAACATTGGGGACACATTTAGAAagtatctctctctgtctgcctgtctcagATCTCGGGGGCTTTGCCTCCAGCTTCTTCAGTGGTTTCTCAGGAAACAATcaccaggagcagcagcagcagcacagtcatcACAGCTCGCACCCGTCTCACAGTGGGGATTTAGGAGGCCTGCTGGTGGTCGGCGTGCTTCTGCTCGTAGCCTATTGCGTCTATAAGCTGTtcctcagtggaaacatggccCAGTGGGggcaggacagaggacagactgGTTACCCCGGAGGCAATCACCATGGCTCCACCGCAGGACCTCCACCCCCAGGATTCAAGCCCGACTTCACAG GACATGCTGGGGCAAACCCAGGCTACGGTTTCCATAGTGACTACACTCATGGCCAACAGTTCCCAggctcctcccactgtccaaaatcCTGCAGACAGTGA
- the LOC122778076 gene encoding interferon-induced protein with tetratricopeptide repeats 5-like, which yields MSAAQSETTLEAKLKKLQCHFTWDLDGNQSILLGEREMLEDIGTDEGNCWLGHIYNLQGYIHFQLGTNEANEARSFFSMAAEALNRTRDADRGPWLLVNYGNLAWLHYRQGEETESQAYLSKVAALKEEFPSPSQDELHPEICAEKAWTLLKFSREHKVLAGEYFQKAIGMQPDMVEWQTSHLIGWASLHKHDKNQLGADFMERMQNAKEQDPDNLYLAAVYLRRRASRGEDVNDEVSELATRILGNPVSSYSGIKVMLRIYRSDDSFDKATALAEEALQNHPDKRYLKRCLALCYRWKINSMDHPTPQMIDKVISLHKQVITLYPHSSLVKRMDLASVYAQSPHGLGEAEAIYQELFERDLQPADKQVLYNSYAKFLYFKRQDQNGSVDYHMKAVEIPIESFYRQNSIKALEKIRDKGKNHRCREIEQFLDRL from the exons ATGAG CGCCGCACAGAGTGAGACTACGCTGGAGGCCAAACTGAAAAAGCTGCAGTGCCACTTCACCTGGGACCTGGATGGCAACCAGTCCATACTTttaggggagagggagatgctGGAGGACATCGGAACTGATGAGGGAAACTGTTGGCTGGGTCACATTTACAACCTGCAGGGCTACATCCACTTCCAGCTGGGAACCAATGAAGCCAACGAAGCCAGGAGTTTCTTCAGCATGGCTGCAGAAGCTCTAAACCGAACAAGAGACGCAGACAGGGGTCCATGGCTGCTGGTGAACTATGGAAATCTGGCTTGGCTGCACTATCGCCAAGGTGAGGAAACAGAGAGTCAGGCTTACCTGTCAAAGGTCGCTGCTCTGAAGGAAGAATTCCCATCTCCATCACAGGACGAGCTGCACCCAGAGATCTGTGCTGAAAAAGCCTGGACTCTGCTGAAGTTCAGCAGAGAACACAAGGTACTGGCAGGCGAATACTTCCAGAAAGCCATCGGGATGCAGCCAGACATGGTGGAGTGGCAGACCAGCCATCTGATAGGGTGGGCCAGTCTTCATAAGCACGATAAGAACCAACTAGGGGCAGACTTCATGGAGAGAATGCAGAATGCCAAGGAACAGGATCCAGACAACCTGTACCTTGCTGCAGTGTACCTTAGGCGGCGTGccagcagaggagaagatgttAATGATGAAGTGAGTGAGTTGGCAACAAGGATTTTGGGAAATCCCGTCAGCAGCTACAGTGGAATCAAAGTGATGCTACGGATTTACAGAAGCGATGACTCTTTTGACAAAGCTACAGCCTTGGCAGAGGAGGCTCTCCAAAACCATCCAGACAAACGCTATCTGAAAAGATGCCTGGCACTCTGTTACAGGTGGAAGATCAATTCAATGGATCACCCAACACCGCAAATGATAGATAAAGTGATCAGTCTCCACAAGCAGGTGATTACTCTTTACCCACATTCTTCCTTAGTCAAGAGAATGGACCTTGCAAGTGTGTACGCACAGTCCCCTCATGGCCTGGGTGAAGCTGAGGCCATATACCAGGAGCTGTTCGAACGTGACCTGCAACCTGCAGACAAGCAGGTCCTTTACAACTCGTATGCGAAATTTCTATACTTCAAACGGCAGGACCAAAATGGATCGGTGGATTATCACATGAAGGCGGTGGAGATACCGATTGAGTCGTTCTATAGACAGAACAGCATTAAAGCTCTGGAGAAGATCAGAGACAAAGGCAAGAATCATAGGTGCCGTGAAATTGAGCAGTTTCTGGACAGACTGTGA
- the LOC122778780 gene encoding store-operated calcium entry-associated regulatory factor-like, producing MGNLYGFGRIKVSCEGYNHPNDAYILKGSCGLEYSLELTEDVLDVASSVPFLMNSHDDCCFYLKLTLTDRWRRTQGNRWGSQGGVKGFGDLGGFASSFFSGFSGNNHQEQQQQHSHHSSHPSHSGDLGGLLVVGVLLLVAYCVYKLFLSGNMAQWGQDGGQTGYPGGNHHGSTAGPPPPGFKPDFTGHAGANPGYGFHSDYTHGQQFPGSSHCPKSCRQ from the exons ATGGGCAACTTGTACGGTTTTGGTCGCATCAAGGTGAGCTGTGAGGGCTACAACCACCCCAATGATGCCTACATCCTGAAGGGCTCCTGTGGACTGGAGTACTCCCTGGAACTGACTGAAGACGTATTAGATGTAGCCTCATCTGTACCTTTCCTGATGAACTCACatgatgattgttgtttttatctaaA GCTGACCTTAACAGACCGATGGAGGAGGACACAGGGAAACAGATGGGGCTCCCAAGGAGGAGTCAAGGGATTTGGAG ATCTCGGGGGCTTTGCCTCCAGCTTCTTCAGCGGTTTCTCAGGAAACAATcaccaggagcagcagcagcagcacagtcatcACAGCTCGCACCCGTCTCACAGTGGGGATTTAGGAGGCCTGCTGGTGGTCGGCGTGCTTCTGCTCGTAGCCTATTGCGTCTATAAGCTGTtcctcagtggaaacatggccCAGTGGGGGCAGGACGGAGGACAGACTGGTTACCCTGGAGGCAATCACCATGGCTCCACCGCAGGACCTCCACCCCCAGGATTCAAGCCCGACTTCACAG GACATGCTGGGGCAAACCCAGGCTACGGTTTCCATAGTGACTACACTCATGGCCAACAGTTCCCAggctcctcccactgtccaaaatcCTGCAGACAGTGA